The following are encoded in a window of Mycoplasmopsis bovis PG45 genomic DNA:
- a CDS encoding site-specific DNA-methyltransferase, with amino-acid sequence MKANLFKHIELLLKTNSRYLSEDDKLLKAKIYEDAMRMDKQLIKILISDDLVKDVFFINVDGVLVFDKHKFAKFIDSKEFLENSYTSYANKIGLTSGDEFISRSSAVVLDFPFKDCYLGGGGN; translated from the coding sequence ATGAAAGCAAACTTATTTAAACATATTGAACTTCTATTAAAAACGAATTCTAGATATTTATCTGAGGATGACAAACTGCTTAAAGCCAAGATTTATGAAGATGCAATGAGAATGGATAAGCAATTAATCAAAATTCTTATATCAGATGATTTAGTTAAAGATGTTTTCTTCATTAATGTTGATGGAGTATTAGTTTTTGATAAACATAAATTTGCCAAATTCATTGATTCCAAGGAGTTTTTGGAAAATTCATACACTTCTTATGCTAATAAAATTGGATTAACTTCAGGCGATGAGTTTATCTCTAGATCTAGCGCCGTTGTTCTAGACTTCCCATTTAAAGATTGTTATTTAGGGGGGGGGGGCAACTAA
- a CDS encoding DNA methyltransferase → MDLSTSESDIVLDFFLGSGTTAAVAHKMNRRYIGIEQMDYIQDITVERLKKVIDGEQGGISKLVNWQGGGSFVYCELLENSQKLINEVQKADESNIAQVKNKVFSDDRIIPYITTSELQQINDEFNVLNIRDKKQILIKLIDKNRLYVNFSDMYDEAYSVSETDKNFTNSFYK, encoded by the coding sequence ATGGACCTATCTACTTCAGAATCCGACATAGTTCTTGATTTCTTCCTAGGCTCTGGTACAACAGCTGCTGTTGCTCACAAAATGAATAGAAGGTATATTGGAATTGAGCAGATGGACTATATCCAAGATATCACTGTTGAAAGACTAAAAAAAGTAATTGATGGTGAACAAGGCGGAATTTCTAAGTTAGTTAATTGGCAAGGCGGTGGCAGTTTTGTTTATTGTGAATTATTAGAAAATTCACAAAAGTTGATCAATGAAGTACAAAAAGCTGATGAATCAAACATTGCACAAGTCAAAAACAAAGTATTCTCTGATGACAGGATAATTCCTTATATAACAACAAGCGAGTTGCAACAAATTAATGATGAATTTAACGTTTTAAACATACGTGACAAAAAGCAAATACTAATTAAATTAATTGACAAAAACAGATTGTATGTAAACTTTTCTGATATGTATGATGAAGCTTATTCAGTTTCTGAGACTGATAAGAACTTTACCAATTCGTTTTACAAGTAG
- a CDS encoding ABC transporter permease subunit, which produces MSSRMLLVIFKEIIKYFLIGFLCLLMLFPLYYLLLQSLMSTNSLINNRTFLVIEEWNWVNFATAFKSNFLRAFGWTLLFATILILIRLIIYSLAIAGILRMNAKYQKVFLYFFLVISLIPEFSIFLSLKTVLLTFNLDETPIAFVTNAIFSFFNFTYIFNLAKSISDKKNKTMLNDNLKPMDKLIYVYLPKMKLGYMLLIVFSFISVWNDYLWPQFLFSTNYTNISIWYLTLGQDRQASLLNVQAAGAFISIVIPLIIYFIFSKKISRFN; this is translated from the coding sequence ATGTCAAGTAGGATGCTATTAGTTATATTTAAAGAAATTATTAAATATTTCTTAATTGGCTTTTTATGCTTGCTTATGCTTTTTCCTTTGTACTACTTATTGCTTCAGTCGCTTATGTCAACAAATTCATTAATAAATAACAGAACATTTCTTGTTATTGAAGAGTGAAATTGAGTCAATTTTGCAACTGCTTTTAAAAGCAATTTTCTAAGAGCTTTTGGCTGGACACTGTTATTTGCGACTATCTTGATATTAATTAGATTAATAATTTACTCGCTAGCGATAGCAGGGATACTTAGAATGAATGCAAAGTATCAAAAAGTATTTCTATACTTTTTCCTAGTTATTAGTTTGATACCAGAGTTTTCAATATTTTTAAGCTTAAAAACAGTTTTGCTAACTTTCAATTTAGACGAAACTCCTATTGCTTTTGTGACTAACGCAATATTTTCATTTTTTAACTTTACATACATTTTTAACTTAGCTAAATCTATTAGTGATAAAAAAAATAAGACAATGTTGAATGACAATTTAAAACCAATGGATAAGTTAATTTATGTATATTTGCCTAAGATGAAATTGGGTTATATGCTTTTAATTGTTTTTTCATTTATTTCGGTGTGAAATGATTACTTGTGACCACAATTTTTATTCTCAACAAACTATACTAATATATCTATTTGGTACCTAACATTAGGGCAAGATAGACAAGCTTCTTTACTTAATGTACAAGCGGCAGGAGCATTTATTTCAATTGTTATTCCATTGATAATTTACTTTATTTTTTCTAAAAAAATTAGTCGTTTTAACTAA
- a CDS encoding ATP-binding cassette domain-containing protein codes for METLNNEDILIKISNLKFKYNKKQKEHNVDIDKLEIQENQIISLLGPSGSGKTTLLNLILGYLKPNEGSIEIKNKPLIYEIAYIMQENSTYEDTTVFNNVFLSAKNYSKWVDSARLKYFENLFSALDVNAESNKKLFSKFEVYKQYIASGKQSNLKKKIAYLSLVFSCLNNKNIKGKSKVLSQIRLRNLFRNEINDVAKKLEIDHLLHKRVDKLSGGQKQRVAFAKGIIKKTNLVLMDEPFSALDAKIKESTIEWLIKIKREFDLSIIVVTHDQQDALKLSDQIILLKDGKVQQYSSGDRMYDSPNNLFVAKFIGAPEINFVNTKDGKHYYIRQNKLKVDLNKDGAYSIQSKKNFGDKTYYQIEYNDNNIWTIVLKDSTIEVNDKVDITFSDADVLVFDDEGNRVYA; via the coding sequence ATGGAAACGTTAAATAATGAAGATATATTGATAAAAATCAGTAATTTAAAGTTTAAATATAACAAAAAGCAAAAGGAGCATAACGTTGATATTGATAAGCTAGAAATTCAGGAAAATCAAATAATTTCATTATTAGGACCTTCAGGAAGCGGTAAAACCACTTTATTAAATTTGATTTTGGGATACCTAAAACCAAATGAAGGATCTATTGAAATTAAAAATAAGCCTTTAATTTATGAAATAGCTTACATAATGCAAGAGAATTCCACTTATGAAGACACAACAGTTTTTAATAATGTCTTTTTGAGTGCAAAAAACTATAGCAAGTGAGTTGATTCGGCTCGATTAAAGTATTTTGAAAATCTTTTTAGTGCTTTAGATGTAAATGCTGAGAGCAACAAAAAATTATTTTCAAAATTTGAAGTATATAAACAGTACATTGCGAGCGGAAAACAATCTAATTTAAAGAAAAAAATTGCTTACTTATCTTTAGTATTTAGTTGCTTGAACAATAAAAATATTAAAGGCAAGTCTAAGGTTTTAAGTCAAATTCGTTTAAGAAATTTATTCAGAAATGAAATAAATGATGTTGCAAAAAAATTAGAAATAGATCATTTGTTGCATAAAAGAGTTGATAAGTTATCTGGTGGGCAAAAGCAAAGGGTTGCTTTCGCCAAAGGTATTATAAAAAAGACCAATTTAGTGCTAATGGATGAACCTTTTTCAGCCTTAGATGCAAAAATTAAGGAATCGACAATTGAGTGACTAATTAAAATTAAAAGAGAGTTTGACTTAAGCATTATTGTTGTTACTCATGATCAACAAGATGCGCTTAAATTAAGCGATCAAATTATTTTATTAAAAGATGGTAAGGTTCAACAATACAGCAGTGGTGACAGAATGTATGACAGTCCAAATAATTTATTTGTTGCAAAGTTTATTGGGGCTCCAGAAATTAATTTTGTCAATACAAAAGATGGAAAACACTACTATATTAGACAAAATAAGTTAAAAGTTGACTTAAATAAAGATGGTGCATATTCAATTCAAAGTAAGAAAAACTTTGGTGATAAGACTTATTATCAAATTGAATATAACGACAACAACATCTGAACAATTGTTTTAAAAGACAGTACCATTGAGGTTAATGACAAAGTTGATATCACTTTTAGCGATGCTGATGTACTAGTCTTTGATGATGAAGGCAATAGAGTTTATGCATAA
- a CDS encoding IS30 family transposase codes for MNYTKNYNHLTYDERAFIEIQIKSGYSIRSIARQLNRSPSTVSRELKRNTAFSGSYQCKIAEQKALNRHSHKYLFKFTSNFEYAEFEKFFLEKFDKRFYGIVATARYIKQTFPNIASPSIRTIFNWIKTRKWKLKPRDRLRIFYKKGGKRTASVVSRLIGDSHYVYPIWARPKYIDLREEYGHWESDLIIGKRSNGYDNVLTLVERQTRMGFAVKIKSKSAFLVISKLKKIIQDHNLIVKSITIDNGIEFERMGLLGKWQNIKIFRAEPYASFQRGTNENWNGMIRRMFHKGFDFNSISQVQLDDVVNQINEMPRKILNWQKPIELFKLANDYSVVLN; via the coding sequence ATGAATTATACTAAAAATTATAATCATCTAACATATGATGAACGTGCATTTATTGAAATTCAAATAAAATCTGGGTATTCTATTAGATCTATAGCTAGACAGTTAAACAGAAGTCCATCCACAGTAAGTCGCGAATTAAAACGCAACACTGCTTTTAGCGGTTCATATCAATGTAAAATAGCAGAGCAGAAAGCATTAAATAGGCATTCGCACAAATACTTGTTTAAATTTACGAGTAATTTTGAATATGCTGAATTTGAAAAATTTTTCTTAGAAAAATTCGATAAAAGATTTTACGGAATTGTTGCAACAGCTCGATACATTAAGCAAACTTTTCCAAATATTGCGTCTCCGTCGATAAGGACTATATTTAATTGGATTAAGACAAGAAAATGAAAATTGAAACCTAGAGACAGATTGAGAATTTTTTATAAAAAAGGTGGGAAAAGAACTGCATCAGTTGTCTCAAGATTAATTGGAGATTCTCACTATGTATATCCAATATGGGCAAGACCAAAATATATTGATTTAAGAGAAGAATATGGCCATTGAGAAAGTGACTTAATTATAGGCAAAAGATCGAATGGATATGATAATGTATTAACACTTGTTGAAAGGCAAACCAGAATGGGGTTTGCAGTTAAAATTAAATCAAAATCAGCTTTTTTGGTAATTTCAAAGCTTAAAAAAATAATCCAGGATCATAATTTAATTGTCAAATCTATAACAATTGATAACGGGATAGAATTCGAAAGAATGGGTTTATTAGGAAAATGACAAAATATTAAAATATTTAGAGCTGAACCGTATGCTTCATTTCAAAGGGGAACAAACGAAAATTGAAACGGAATGATTAGAAGAATGTTTCATAAAGGTTTTGATTTTAATTCTATCTCTCAAGTTCAACTGGATGATGTTGTAAATCAAATAAATGAAATGCCACGTAAAATTTTGAATTGGCAAAAACCAATTGAACTATTTAAGTTAGCTAATGACTATAGTGTCGTTTTAAATTAA
- a CDS encoding P68 family surface lipoprotein, with protein MKKFLIKAGAILLPATAGLSVVACGNTEEEKVVFRLGQGKGWPLSLSLQKVIGYYNEEFKKDKDFLPVRFEFADDFKYKDSKGKEVEVKGHNEYGEYQLLKKVAHAIESKDNKKVPNIVLGDQSGAYILTQNKQLLDISDTGITNKTFSKSIADLHSILAGQGQTETIYNIPFDNADTDSVQLNLKVLHKMFEIIKSGGGKIEDENVEGIIKKVYDSKSKGNQLPEQSIWHALEAKTKEVFKDLTVNNKTFTSIKDIRDLAAKFTQGVKIEQSKINDNTISGEVLSIDYQQNTFFKELHAKIEGEKKAIFELDKDKNVKYNLIDDADVKNKFKELWEDYNNSIKRVEQTPAGKDEKDKKVFQSMKYMFTQTKEWGSWQIFRFQSAISFAASVGAYQNKITKFTKNHPYFEQSIKNDPKFLTNNASEHDVLMLPQVTRTKDGKHSIFHEGGSSIIAIDSKNEKVNKAIKKFLRWIYTGKNKVSGEEEDNWYTIARTSGYIMPLASVVKKETNDKIKGEIKELEGKLKDKTSQELMTTSDPDYFRLNMLRSAQLSLESLLKVEKGEVVAKPAVTDDKTSQMSNTVMQAMIEQTELDRNREFKAKTAEELIKSFEQTKKQ; from the coding sequence TTGAAAAAATTTTTGATTAAAGCTGGTGCAATTTTATTACCAGCAACAGCTGGACTTTCAGTAGTTGCTTGTGGAAACACAGAAGAAGAAAAAGTTGTTTTTAGATTAGGTCAAGGTAAAGGATGGCCTTTATCACTATCATTGCAAAAAGTTATTGGTTACTATAATGAAGAATTTAAAAAAGACAAAGACTTCTTACCTGTTAGATTTGAATTTGCTGACGACTTTAAATACAAAGACAGCAAAGGTAAAGAAGTTGAAGTTAAAGGGCACAACGAATATGGTGAATACCAACTATTAAAAAAAGTTGCTCATGCTATTGAATCTAAAGATAATAAAAAGGTTCCAAATATTGTTTTAGGTGATCAATCTGGCGCATATATTCTTACCCAAAATAAGCAATTATTAGATATATCTGACACTGGCATTACTAATAAAACATTTAGTAAGAGTATAGCAGATTTACACTCAATTTTAGCAGGCCAAGGTCAAACTGAAACAATTTACAACATTCCTTTCGATAATGCTGACACTGACTCAGTTCAATTAAACCTTAAAGTTTTACACAAGATGTTTGAAATAATTAAATCTGGCGGCGGTAAGATTGAAGATGAAAATGTTGAAGGTATAATCAAGAAAGTTTACGATTCAAAAAGCAAAGGTAATCAATTACCTGAACAATCAATCTGACATGCTTTAGAAGCTAAGACTAAAGAAGTGTTTAAAGATTTAACCGTAAATAACAAAACATTTACATCAATCAAAGACATTAGAGACTTAGCTGCTAAATTTACACAAGGTGTTAAAATCGAACAGTCAAAAATCAATGACAACACAATTTCAGGCGAAGTTCTTTCAATTGACTACCAACAAAATACATTCTTTAAAGAATTACATGCAAAAATTGAAGGCGAAAAGAAAGCAATCTTTGAACTTGATAAAGATAAGAATGTTAAATATAACTTAATTGATGATGCTGATGTTAAGAATAAATTCAAAGAACTATGAGAAGACTACAACAATTCAATTAAGAGAGTTGAACAAACACCAGCTGGCAAGGATGAAAAAGACAAAAAAGTATTTCAATCAATGAAATATATGTTCACTCAAACAAAAGAATGAGGTTCATGACAAATCTTTAGATTCCAAAGTGCTATAAGTTTTGCAGCTTCTGTTGGAGCATATCAAAACAAGATTACTAAGTTTACTAAGAATCACCCATACTTCGAACAAAGCATTAAAAATGACCCTAAATTCTTAACAAATAATGCAAGTGAACATGATGTATTAATGCTTCCTCAAGTTACAAGAACTAAGGATGGAAAACATTCAATTTTCCATGAAGGTGGCTCAAGTATAATTGCTATTGATTCAAAGAACGAAAAAGTGAATAAGGCAATTAAGAAGTTCCTTAGATGAATATACACAGGCAAAAACAAGGTTTCTGGCGAAGAAGAAGATAACTGATACACAATTGCAAGAACTTCTGGTTATATAATGCCATTGGCATCAGTTGTTAAAAAAGAAACAAATGATAAAATAAAAGGAGAAATTAAAGAATTAGAAGGTAAATTGAAGGATAAAACATCTCAAGAATTAATGACTACATCTGATCCTGACTACTTTAGATTAAATATGCTAAGATCAGCTCAACTTTCACTAGAATCGTTACTAAAAGTTGAAAAAGGCGAAGTTGTTGCTAAACCTGCAGTTACTGATGATAAAACATCTCAAATGTCAAATACTGTAATGCAAGCAATGATTGAGCAAACAGAATTAGATAGAAATAGAGAGTTTAAGGCAAAAACTGCTGAAGAACTAATAAAATCATTTGAACAAACTAAAAAACAATAA
- a CDS encoding Fic family protein, with product MGGGYMYISVEEACNKWNITRDALLELLNENKIFGAVLNNNNEYEIPMYAENPYELSNKNLLDIIDQKLKQLNKLRELCFSEKNRFLNDFSIENTFNSNAIEGSTLTLRETVLALQGITIDTKPLKYHLDAIGHKQAFDYILELVDNNEELTERRIKDIHFLVLANKRVDAGRYRNMQVSILGSEHKPTSPYLIESKMKQLLDEYKNSTENLIVKIAKFHLDFESIHPFIDGNGRTGRLLLNLELMKNGFPPIDIKYTNRTKYYQCFDDYHITNSPSSMVDLIANYLIIQLNYQIDIRNQGTSN from the coding sequence AATATAACAAGAGATGCATTGCTTGAACTTTTGAATGAAAATAAAATATTTGGTGCAGTACTCAACAATAATAATGAATATGAAATTCCAATGTATGCTGAAAACCCATATGAACTATCTAATAAAAATTTGTTGGATATCATTGACCAAAAATTAAAACAATTAAACAAGCTTAGAGAGCTTTGTTTTTCTGAAAAAAATAGATTTTTAAATGATTTTTCAATAGAAAACACATTTAATTCTAATGCTATTGAAGGCAGCACACTGACACTAAGAGAAACTGTGCTAGCTCTTCAAGGAATCACAATTGACACTAAGCCATTAAAATACCATTTAGATGCTATAGGACACAAACAAGCTTTTGATTATATTTTAGAGCTAGTTGATAACAATGAAGAATTAACTGAAAGAAGAATAAAAGACATTCATTTTTTAGTTCTTGCAAATAAAAGGGTTGACGCTGGCAGGTATAGAAATATGCAGGTTTCAATTTTAGGATCAGAGCACAAGCCTACATCGCCTTACTTAATTGAATCAAAAATGAAACAACTTTTAGACGAGTATAAAAACTCAACTGAAAATTTAATTGTAAAAATAGCTAAATTCCATTTAGATTTTGAATCTATTCATCCTTTTATTGATGGTAATGGCAGAACAGGCAGATTATTACTTAACCTAGAATTAATGAAAAACGGATTCCCACCTATTGACATTAAATACACAAATAGAACAAAATACTACCAGTGCTTTGATGACTACCATATAACTAATAGCCCGTCAAGTATGGTTGATTTAATTGCTAACTATTTAATAATTCAACTTAATTATCAAATAGATATAAGAAATCAAGGAACTTCTAATTAA
- a CDS encoding DNA methyltransferase, with translation MKTSTYKAVFELLISSNKYLSETKKLLKTKVYEDTMKLDQHLLDLLLSNQLITETFFTKTKNALVFNQNKFAKFIDSKEFLEDSYTSYANKIGLTSGDEFISRSSGVVLDFPFKDCYLGGGSTKDDQKRQEIFFNELIANDEVRQMLSPKVLGSAKKYSKNGIEEINQFSENDNLIIKGNNLIALASLLKRYEGKVKCIYIDPPYNTGNDSFNYNDKFNHSSWLVFMKNRLELAKRLLRDDGVIFVQCDDNEQAYLKVLMDEIFEKNNHYGTMIQIKKSTQNKLGQQK, from the coding sequence ATGAAAACAAGTACCTATAAAGCTGTTTTTGAGCTCTTAATCTCTAGTAACAAATACTTATCAGAAACAAAAAAGCTACTAAAGACTAAAGTCTATGAAGATACTATGAAACTTGATCAACACTTATTGGATTTACTTTTGTCAAATCAACTTATAACTGAAACATTTTTTACAAAAACTAAAAATGCTCTGGTTTTTAATCAAAATAAATTTGCTAAATTCATTGATTCAAAGGAATTTTTGGAAGATTCATACACTTCTTATGCTAATAAAATTGGCTTAACTTCAGGCGATGAGTTTATCTCTAGATCTAGCGGTGTTGTTCTAGACTTCCCATTTAAAGATTGTTATTTAGGGGGAGGGTCAACTAAAGACGATCAAAAAAGACAAGAGATCTTCTTTAATGAACTAATTGCAAATGATGAAGTAAGACAGATGCTTTCTCCTAAGGTTCTTGGCAGTGCTAAAAAATACAGCAAGAACGGAATTGAAGAAATTAATCAATTTAGTGAAAATGATAATTTAATCATCAAAGGCAATAATCTGATTGCCTTAGCTAGCCTGCTTAAAAGATATGAAGGCAAGGTTAAGTGCATTTATATAGACCCGCCATATAATACCGGCAATGATTCTTTTAACTACAACGATAAATTTAATCATTCTTCATGATTAGTGTTTATGAAGAACAGATTAGAATTGGCTAAGAGATTATTAAGAGATGATGGTGTTATTTTTGTCCAATGTGATGATAATGAGCAAGCCTATTTAAAAGTGCTAATGGATGAGATTTTTGAAAAAAATAATCATTATGGCACAATGATTCAAATAAAAAAAAGCACTCAAAATAAACTAGGACAACAAAAGTAG
- a CDS encoding sugar ABC transporter permease gives MMKAIEFMHNSESKKQKVWTVSKITLMLLPLLLFILVFTLVPILHTFVKSLKAPISIHDRTRYNYNFNNYNNILSDPNFKHAVLNSTLVLFFGSGISLVLSLIFALVVNSLISKFTQRAFLTILFSQFFISGFAIGIAFTMFFGNKNLFFYILGKSEYTFTASSNKKLPIWLYYSIFQIWRSLPFNLILFASAISRADLKYKKLMLNDNLTILQKFRYVYMPEISKVLFSILFTNFIFSTLLLPQALLEPTFDIDINYAHTLTSYTIKFLGFGANNPTLRYEKGYASAFFSFSYLVLLLCILQLLRISTIKAIYRRISKLIAKTRSKKYVK, from the coding sequence ATGATGAAGGCAATAGAGTTTATGCATAATTCTGAATCAAAAAAGCAAAAAGTATGAACTGTTTCTAAAATAACTTTAATGCTTTTGCCTTTGTTATTATTTATACTAGTTTTTACCTTGGTGCCTATTTTACACACCTTTGTTAAATCACTAAAAGCACCTATCAGCATACATGATAGAACTAGATATAACTATAATTTCAATAACTACAACAACATTTTATCTGATCCGAATTTTAAACATGCTGTTTTAAATTCGACATTAGTTTTGTTTTTTGGATCAGGAATATCATTAGTGCTTTCATTAATTTTTGCACTAGTTGTGAATTCCTTAATATCTAAATTCACACAGAGAGCATTTTTGACAATCTTGTTTTCGCAGTTCTTTATTTCAGGCTTTGCAATAGGAATTGCTTTTACAATGTTTTTTGGCAATAAAAATTTGTTTTTCTACATTTTAGGAAAGAGCGAGTATACCTTTACCGCTTCATCAAATAAAAAGTTACCAATTTGGTTATATTATTCTATATTTCAGATATGGAGATCATTACCATTTAACTTAATTTTATTTGCTTCAGCTATAAGCAGAGCTGATTTGAAGTATAAAAAGTTAATGCTAAATGATAATTTGACTATTTTACAAAAATTTAGATATGTATATATGCCAGAAATTTCAAAAGTGTTGTTTTCAATTTTATTTACCAACTTTATTTTCTCAACACTTCTTTTACCCCAAGCATTGCTAGAACCAACTTTTGATATTGATATTAATTATGCACACACATTAACTAGTTACACAATTAAGTTCCTCGGTTTTGGTGCAAATAATCCAACATTAAGATATGAAAAAGGATATGCTTCGGCCTTCTTTAGCTTCTCATATTTAGTCTTATTATTGTGCATCTTACAACTGTTGCGTATTAGTACAATTAAGGCTATTTATAGGAGAATAAGTAAATTAATTGCAAAGACAAGGAGCAAGAAATATGTCAAGTAG
- a CDS encoding site-specific DNA-methyltransferase yields MLSPKVLGSAIKYSKNGIEEINQFDENDNLIIKGNNLIALASLLKRYEGKVKCIYIDPPYNTGNDSFNYNDKFNHSSWLVFMKNRLELAKRLLRDDGVIWVSLDDNQAHYCKIIMDEIFGSSNFVNDVIWNSTKSVTNTAIISNSHTHTLLFFNKKEYFIKNRNKFRLEEDGEGFSNPDNDPRGPWKADPFQVGGWRPNQQYEIRNPKTGVIYRPNENCSWKNEYNKFIELWNDNRIIFGVDGNSGPQRKRFLYEAKEKGKVVKTIWDDVGTTTNGTQHIKSLFGKSIFSSPKPEQLIKK; encoded by the coding sequence ATGCTTTCTCCTAAGGTTCTTGGTAGTGCTATAAAATACAGCAAGAACGGAATTGAAGAAATTAATCAATTTGATGAAAATGATAATTTAATCATCAAAGGCAATAACCTGATTGCGTTAGCTAGCCTGCTTAAAAGATATGAAGGCAAAGTTAAATGCATTTATATAGATCCACCATATAATACTGGCAATGATTCTTTTAACTACAACGATAAATTTAATCATTCTTCATGATTAGTATTTATGAAGAATAGATTAGAATTAGCTAAAAGATTATTGAGAGATGATGGTGTTATTTGAGTAAGTCTAGATGACAATCAGGCACATTATTGTAAGATTATTATGGATGAAATTTTTGGAAGCTCAAATTTCGTCAACGACGTCATTTGAAATTCAACAAAATCTGTAACTAACACAGCAATAATTTCAAACTCGCATACTCACACTTTATTATTTTTTAATAAGAAAGAATATTTTATTAAAAATAGAAATAAATTTAGACTTGAGGAAGATGGGGAAGGCTTTTCTAATCCAGATAATGATCCGAGAGGCCCTTGAAAAGCTGATCCTTTCCAGGTAGGTGGTTGAAGACCTAATCAACAATATGAAATAAGAAATCCCAAAACTGGTGTTATATATCGTCCTAATGAAAATTGCAGTTGAAAAAATGAATATAACAAATTCATAGAATTATGAAATGATAATAGAATAATTTTTGGAGTTGATGGAAATAGTGGACCACAAAGAAAAAGATTTTTATATGAGGCAAAAGAAAAGGGCAAGGTTGTAAAAACTATATGAGATGACGTTGGCACTACCACAAATGGGACACAACATATTAAAAGTCTCTTTGGCAAATCAATTTTTAGCAGCCCAAAACCTGAACAGCTAATAAAAAAATAA